CTTGAAGTTGGCAAACAGCACATCCTCAAGACTACCTCGCTTTGTCCGATCGAACCGGTCACCGCGGCCAAGGTCTGTTTCGCTCCTGCGGCTCAGAACTGCGATACGGCGCAGCGTTCGGGTCTCGACTCCCAGCCGGGTCCGCACTGCCCGCACGCTACGCAACAAACCCCGGCACTCAAGCCCAAATCGAACCACATCCTCGACCACCTTCAGCCCTTCGGTCAGCCGGTTGATATTGACGTCAACGATACGGCTGACCCTGTCCAACACTGCTACCTGGAATCGTTGACCCGACGCCTTACCCGTTGCGGCTATCCTCCACAGCAACAGCCGGCCGGCTTATCCGGCCCATTCTTCTGCATCGGCTCATTGCAACACCCAATTGCGCAGACCTAAACGCAACACCTATCGACCTTAGACACTACTACCCCCGTCGCTACACGAGTACATTTCAATTCCTCTGACCCAAGAACTTCCGCTCGTTCTTATCTCACAGTTGCTCCAAAACTATCTACCCCGGCGTTCAGTCCCAATACCTACGGAACAACCACCCAGACGTCGACACCAACGTAGAAATTCGGGTAACTCCCGCCCCTGGACAGCTTGTACACGGGTAGTGCGACCTTAGGTCGAAAAACGAGACTTGGCGCCAATTTGACCAAAAGCAACGCATTGACCACATGCTGGCTCACTTCGGTGTGCGCCACCGGCGTACCCCTGACCAAGTTCTGTCCGATCATGTATCCCGACAGCGCAACCTGGGGTGTGAGCACTTGCGACAGCACAAAGTCAAAATTGACAACGTACTCGAACATGTTCCCAATCTTGATGATGCTGTCGGTCTTGCCATTGAACCAGTATGCCCCGCGGGCATGGCCGATTAGGGGACCGAGCCGCGCCGTATGCGCGCACAAGCCCAGCCCGACGTCGGTCGTTCGATCACCAATCGGTAACAACTGGCCCCTACCCGCGGTCGGAAAGTTGACCCCAAGCGCCAGTGCCGCCTTTACCGGTGACAACGGGTTCGCAAGGAACGCGTACCGTGCATTCAGCATTACATCACCGAGCCCGCTTGAGCTATACTCGCCCTGTCGCTTTGCCGCAAAAGGCATCACGGCCCCGACCTCGAGCCGCCGAGCGAGCCCCAGTCCCAGAATTACATCGGCACTGACGGTCGTTCTGGGCAGAAATCCGGCAGGAGTAACATAACTGGCACTGTCCCAGTTGTACGTTCTCGCCGACTTATTGTACCCGAAGTTCACCCAAGCCAGCAACTGCATTGGCTTCACAACCGAGCCGGTGCGACCGAGCAATGCTGTCCCGGACGCGGTCCCAGCAATGCCGACAAGACAGACCGCAAGGACCAAAGATTTTCTCAAGTTTCCTCCTCTGGCTAGTTCAGGATAGACCCTGAACCATACTTGTCAATCAGCCGCAGGCCTAATTGCCGGTCAGTACCACCTTAGTCGTACGTCCTTGTCCAATTACAAAATATGTCCCGGCACGCAGATTTCCCGCATCGTTCTCTCCCGGCACAAACTCACCTAGCCGTCGCCCCAGGGCATCAAAAAGCGCCATCCGGCTCCTGCCCGGAATAAGTATCCGGCTACAAGCAAAAGTTGGCCCGGGCAGTTCTCTGGCCGGGTCGGTCCAACGGCCCTCCTTCGCACCAGTACCAAGTTCCCGCACAAACGCAAAGAAGCAGAATTCGCCGACGTTGTCCCGGGTCCAGTTTCCGGGCGTACCGTAGAAGCTGTGAATCGGACTCGAACTGTCGACGTTCACGTACGGGTGGGCGTAAGAGTCAACCCGCCTGTGCGTCGTGGCGATATAGAACTTGCCGGTGTCAATTCTAACTGGCTGAGCAAGACCGTAGTGCGTCCAGTAGGTTCTGGGCGCGGTCAGACTTTCCGATTCCCACAGCAGCGTTTGCCCGTCGCCGCCATAGATCCTGAAGGTGAATACTGAATCGGTCCACGAACCCATGCCCCAGTACCACCATGTTTTCAGTGATTCAACCTGGACTGGGTGGGCGAGACCAAACTCGGACGGGTCTAAGTCCATCGCCCGCTGCGGGCCCTGGAACGCAAACCAACCATCAACACCGTTGTAGTGGCTGACCCATCTTGCCGTATCAGGCTGAGCCAGACTCGAGACAATCAGCCCGGCCGCAAACAGCATAACGATCCATTTCATGTTTTTGCCTTTCTTAACATTGGTGCTCCAGCGCTCGGCACCGTGAATCAGGGCGCCAGGCCCGGCAACCGCGTTCCGGACTCCTCCGCACTCAAAAGCCGACGTTCCCGATTTACCCGGATTCCGGGTGACGGATGCCAGCTACAGATACAATACTAGACAACCGCCCAACTGTGTCAAGCCAACGGTCTGTCTACCCTGCCTTGAACCTAGCAGAGCTGAAGCGTGGAGGCGAGCGAATACAGCGACTACTGCCCAAAGAGCTAGCGGAACACGCAGTGCCGACTCAACCTCCGAAACTTCGAGCTGGACCAAGCTCATGTTTTGAGGCAACGGGGAGTTCTAGAGTACCTCCGTATATTAGGCAACCGAGCCGAAAAGA
This sequence is a window from candidate division WOR-3 bacterium. Protein-coding genes within it:
- a CDS encoding transporter gives rise to the protein MRKSLVLAVCLVGIAGTASGTALLGRTGSVVKPMQLLAWVNFGYNKSARTYNWDSASYVTPAGFLPRTTVSADVILGLGLARRLEVGAVMPFAAKRQGEYSSSGLGDVMLNARYAFLANPLSPVKAALALGVNFPTAGRGQLLPIGDRTTDVGLGLCAHTARLGPLIGHARGAYWFNGKTDSIIKIGNMFEYVVNFDFVLSQVLTPQVALSGYMIGQNLVRGTPVAHTEVSQHVVNALLLVKLAPSLVFRPKVALPVYKLSRGGSYPNFYVGVDVWVVVP
- a CDS encoding thiamine-phosphate pyrophosphorylase; translation: MDRVSRIVDVNINRLTEGLKVVEDVVRFGLECRGLLRSVRAVRTRLGVETRTLRRIAVLSRRSETDLGRGDRFDRTKRGSLEDVLFANFKRAEEAARVLEEVLKVAAPRASGRFKAIRFRLYDLEKQALKVSQKSDARSLKAGVAARP